In Deltaproteobacteria bacterium, the DNA window GACAATGTGCGCATTGATGTGGAACTCATCCAGCCCATCGCCATGGAGGAAGGCCTCAGGTTTGCGATTCGGGAAGGGGGCCGCACCGTCGGCGCCGGCGTCGTCAGCAAGATCATCGCGTAAGGAGTAAAGTATGCGTGATATTATTACATTATCTTGCACTGAATGTAAGAGAAAGAATTATACAACGACAAAAAATAAAAGGACTACTCCTGAAAAGCTTCAGCTAAAAAAATATTGCCCATTCGACCGCAAACACACGCTTCACAAGGAGACCAAATAAAGCTTACCTCTAAAAATGGTCCTTTCGCCAGATGGCTGTGTTAACCGTTGGTCAAAAATGCGCACATACCGCTGCGTATGCTCAGCTTTTTGACCTCCTCGCGCCTTGTCATCGAATGAAGTTCCTTTTTTAGATGTCTCCTAAATACCGAATGCGCGCAGGCCAGTAGCTCTAACGGTAGAGCGCCGGACTCCAAATCCGAGGGTTGGGGGTTCGAATCCCTCCTGGCCTGCCAATTGTTTTCGTGCTGTTTCTGTGGTAAAAGGTGCTTTTCCCCGAATGCCATCTGTAGCATTTTAAGACTATGGAAGAAAAAAAGAAGACTGCAAAACATACCTCGGGCGAAATTTCGGCCCAGGATGCCCGCAAAGGCATTACGGGATATGTGGAAGATCTCAAGGTTTTTTTGAGCGAAACGAGGCTGGAGTTCGGAAAGATTCATTGGCCTACCCGTAAGGAAGCCACTTCCCTTTCCGCTGCTGTTCTCATGTTGACGTTATTTTTTACAGCATATTTAGGGGTAGTGGACGGGCTGCTTTCGCGACTCGTCGGCATTCTCCTTCGCTGAGACATTTCTCTGGAAACATCTTCAGACCAATGGCGCTCAAGTGGTACATAGTGCAGACTTATTCAGGTTTTGAAAATAGGGTCAAGCTTTCTCTTGAGGAGAGGGCGCGACAGTATGGGATGGAAGACCGCATTGTCTCTGTCGTAGTTCCTACTGAAAAGGTGGTAGAGTTCATCGGTGGAGAGAAAAAGACCTCATCCCGAAAGGTTTACCCTGGTTATATCCTTGTGCGTATGGAATTTGATAAGGATACATGGCATCTCGTACAGGATACCCCAAAGGTGACCGGTTTTGTTGGAGGCCACGAGAATCCAGTACCCTTGAGCGATGAAGAGGCAGAGCGCATCATCCATCAGATGGAGGAGCGGGCAACCAAGCCTGTCCCCAAATATACTTTTGAAAAAGGGGATCAAGTGGTCGTCGCTGATGGGCCCTTTGCCAATTTTCGCGGGATCGTGGACGAGGTTAAGGCAGACAAGGGAAAGGTCAAGGTCCTGGTCTCGATTTTTGGCCGTTATACCTCAGTTGAGTTGGAATTTGCCCACGTCCAAAAGGCGAGCTGAATATTGATATTCCTGAATCCGTGAGATATGCACTCAACCTTTCGATTTCACAGCATAAGCCTACGGCCGGGGTATTTGTGGAGTGAGGCGCCCATGGACGGGGCTCGAACGGCAAACCTGCCCCCATGGACGGGGGCTATTTGCCGCACGAAACAAATACCCCGGCCGTAGGCTCACGGATTCAGGGATATTCTGAAGGATTTCCTATTACTGGGTATCTGCTGTTAAGGAACAAGGAGAATTATCATGGCCAAAAAGATAACTGCATGCATAAAGCTTCAGCTTCCAGCCGGGCAGGCGAATCCTTCACCCCCTGTCGGGCCTGCTCTCGGCCAGCACGGCGTCAATATCATGGAGTTTGTCAAGGCTTTTAACGCACGGACCCAGGACCAGGTCGGCATGATCATTCCCGTTGTCATTACCGTATATGCCGACCGTTCATTCAGTTTCGTTCTCAAGACCCCGCCTGCCGCTGTCCTGCTGAAAAAGGCTGCAAAGATTGAAAAGGGTTCCGGGGCCCCGAACAAAGATAAAGTGGGGAAGGTGACGCGCGCCCAGGTCGAGGAGATCGCAAGGCTCAAGATGCCTGATCTGACTGCCGGCAGCCTGGATGCAGCATACCGCACCATAGCGGGAACGGCCCGCAATATGGGCATAGAGATTGTGGATTAGTGGGAGGATGGCAACATGTCGACCCATGGGAAAAAATACCGGGCTTTGAAGACCCAGATCGATACCACCTCAAAATATTCCATCCCGCAGGCTGTCGATCTCGTCCTTGCATGTCAAAGGTGTAAGTTCGTGGAGAGCGTGGACGCTGCCCTCGTTTTGGGGGTTGATCCGCGCAAGGCGGATCAGAATATCCGTGGATCTGTCGTACTCCCTCATGGAACGGGGAAGACTCCTCGCGTTCTTGTTTTTGCAAAGGCCGAAAAACAAAAAGAGGCTGAGGAGGCAGGTGCGGATTACGTTGGCGCCGAGGATTTGATCGAGAAGATCCAGGGTGGATGGCTTGACTTCGATAAGGTTATTGCAACACCTGACATCATGGGGCTAGTCGGTAGAGTTGCGAAGATACTAGGACCTCGCGGGCTTATGCCCAATGCAAAGACAGGATCTGTCACCTTTGACGTATCTAAGGCCGTTCGGGATCTCAAGGGTGGCAAGGTGGATTTTCGGGTCGACAAGGCAGGAGTTATCCATGCACCCATTGGGCGAACGTCTTTTGAAAAAGAAAAGATAGAGGAGAATCTCGTATCGCTTGTGGAAGCCCTTGTCCGTCTGAAGCCTGCGAGCGCCAAGGGGACGTACATTCGGAGTGTCACACTTTCAACGACCATGGGGCCTGGGATAAAGATCGATCCTGCAGCAGTGAAGACACTCGGATCCTGAAGATTTCGATGCCAATTGGCGTCAAAGACAGTAGGTACACCAAGGTGTTTAATGGGGTATGTGCAACTCGCCGTACCCTACCTACCGAGACTGGTGAGCCTCTGCCTTTCGCAGTGAATAACCAACTGCCTACGGCTGAAAGGGGGGATTAGATTGGCATTAAGCAAGGAAAAGAAGGAAGAGAAGGTCGCTGAGCTGAGAAAATTGTTTGAGATGGCACCGCTTGTCATCGTTGTCAGCCACCAGGATCTCAAGGTTTCAGACGCCGACGATTTTCGGCGTGCTCTCAGGGAGCACGGAGCAGTACTGAGGGCGGGCAAGAATACCCTTTTTGCCATTGCAGCCCGTGGAACCTCCAGTGAGGTGCTTACAAGGCATTTCGTTGGTCAAAAGGCCCTTGTTTTTGGGCAGGGCGATCCAGTGGCGATTTCGAAGGTTGTGGTCAATTTCGTCAAGGAACGTGCAGAATTCTTGAAGATCCATGGCGCGGTCCTCAACGGATCGCTCATTGATGCAGAGGGTGTCACGGCCCTATCCCAGTTGCCGAGCCGCGATGTCCTTCTCGCCAAGCTCCTGTCCGTTCTGGTCGCGACGCCCAGGAATCTCGTTGGAGTCCTGAGCGGAATACCGCGTTCATTTTTGTACGTGCTCAAGTCATTAGAACAGCAAAAGTCTCTGTAGTTTCTGTATGATCGAACTCAAAAAAGGGAAAAATATGCCGTTCAAAAAATCAGGATTCAAGATGAGCACTTTCTGATTCATAGGGTATATCGCATGTATATTGAAATGACGTAAGGATGCAGCTTGCAAATCTGTATGACAGTCGATTTGTTATGCCATAGGCTGAAGCCAAGGGTTGATGTCCAAGGAAGGACGCCATGAACAAGGCATGGTTGGGTTTGTCCATCGGCATCAGTAATCAAAAAGAAAATAGACAAGATCTCGAGGAGGTTTTAATTTTGCCATGGCCATTACACGGGAAGATGTGATTGACTTCATATCCAACATGACCGTTCTTGAGCTTTCCCAGCTCGTCAAGGAACTCGAGGACAAATTCGGGGTGACTGCTGCAGCGCCGGTTGCCATAGCTGCCGCTCCGAGTGCTGGAGCAGCTCCTGCTACTGAGGCTCCGGCCGAAGAAAAGACGGAGTTTACGGTCATTCTTACAGAAGTAGGCAGTCAGAAGATTAACGTCATCAAGGAAGTGCGCGCTGTCACCGGATTGGGTCTCAAGGAAGCCAAGGAACTTGTCGAGTCGGCCCCCAAGCCCATCAAGGAATCCGTGTCCAAGGAAGAAGCCCAAAAGATCAAGGAGCAGGTGGAGAAAGCCGGCGCAAAGGTGGAGATCAAATAACCTGCTTTTTTGCTGATCGTCTTAAAACGAGGCTTAACAACCTTGCAAATCCATGACCCGAAACGTTCGACTCGGGGCAGTAGCCCTGCGTCGAACGTTTCGGGATATTTTCATTTTTTGCATCTGTTCATTTGACATAGATCCGTACACCGAGGCTGCCCACTCATGAAAAAAGAAATAGTCTATCCTGTCAGGAAATCATTCGGACGTTCTATTCCTGTCATCGAGCATCCCCATCTCATCGAATTGCAGAAGAGATCGTACGAAAGATTTTTACATGGTGGGGAAAAGGGGGATATATTTGCGGATTCGGGCCTGGCGAAAGCCTTTAAAAGCGTATTTCCCATTGTTGATTTTACAGGGGCTTCTTCCCTCGAGTTCGTCAAATATTCAATCGGGGAGCCCAAGTTTTCTGTTGACGAATGTCTTTCACGCGGAGCGACTTATGAGGCGCCCGTCAAGATCGTCGTTCGTCTCATTTCCTACGACGTTGACAAGGAAAGCGGCATACAGAGCATTCGAGACATCAAGGAACAAGAAATCTATTTTGGAACCATCCCGCTGATGACCTCAACAGGGACTTTTGTCATCAACGGGGCCGAGCGGGTTGTAGTGAGCCAACTTCAGCGTTCTCCCGGGGTCTTTTTTGATCACGACCAAGGGAAAACACATGCGAGTGGAAAGGTCCTTTACAGTGCCCGCATTATACCGGTCAGGGGTTCGTGGCTGGATTTCGAATTCGACGCAAAGGATATCCTTTATGTGAGGATCGATAGGAGGAGAAAGTTTCCCGTCACAATCCTGCTGAAGGCCATCGGAATCGAAAATATTCTGGAAAGTTTTTATCTTTTCGACATATATCAATTTGACGGTCCTCTTCTTTATCGAAGGGCGGATGCGAGGATCCTTGCTGGACAGAAGGCATCCTTCGATATCGTCCATCCCGAGTCGGGCAACGTCCTTGTGAAAAAGGGGAACAAGATTTCCAAGACTGCACTCAAAAAGTTTGAGGAGCTGGGCATTACTCGTATACCTGCCGATCCTGAAGATCTCATAGGCAAGATCACCGCACGCGATCTCGTCGATCCTTCCACCGGGGAGGTCATAATTTCGGAAAACACCCCCCTTTCCGAGGAGGATATCCGGCGCATTCAGGAGCATGGGATCGCGGACATTCCTGTCCTTTTCATCGAGAGTGGAAAGGTGAGTTCATCCATTCGTGACACCCTTGCCCTCGACAAGACCAGGAATCGCGATGAGGCCATTGTCGATATCTACCGGCGGCTTCGTCCCAGCAGTCCCCTCATCCTCGAGGTAGCGGAAAAATACTTCCAGACCCTCTTTTTTAAGCCCGAAACCTACGATCTTTCTGAGGTGGGGCGATACAAGATAAACGAACGCCTTGGTTTGTCCGTTCCGCTCACCGAAACGGTTCTTTCACCCAATGACATTTTTCTGACTGTGAAGGAATTGGTCCGACTTAAGGATGAACGCGGCCCGGTGGATGACATCGATCACTTAGGCAACCGCCGCATTCGTACAGTCGGAGAGCTCATCGAAAATCAGTACCGCATCGGGCTGGTCCGTATGGAAAGGGCCATCAAGGAGCGTATGACCCTCCAGGAGGTCGAGACGCTCATGCCCAACGATCTCGTCAACCCAAAGCCAGTGAGCTCGGTCATCAAGGAGTTTTTTGGCTCGAGTCAGCTTTCCCAGTTCATGGATCAGACCAATCCCCTCTCCGAGATCACTCACAAACGCCGCCTTTCCGCCCTGGGGCCCGGAGGTCTTTCCCGGGAGCGGGCCGGTTTCGAGGTCCGTGATGTCCATCCCACTCATTACGGCAGGATCTGCCCCATTGAGACGCCTGAAGGTCCCAATATCGGACTAATCGTCTCGCTGAGTTCATATGCGCGTGTAAATGACTACGGTTTTATCGAGACTCCCTACCAAATCGTCAAAGATCGCGTGGTCACGGAAGAAGTCCGGTATCTTACCGCCTCCGAGGAGGAAAAAGAGACCATCGCCCCGGCCACTATCGAGAAGGATCCGTCCGGCAGGCTCGTATCCGATTTCGTAGGCGCCCGCAAAAAAGGGGAGTTTCTCATGGTATCAGCGGAGGAGATCACTGCAGTGGACGTTGCGCCGAATCAGATGGTGAGCGTTGCTGCGAGTCTTATTCCGTTCCTTGAAAACGACGACGCCAACCGCGCCCTCATGGGATCGAACATGCAGCGGCAGGCTGTCCCCCTTTTGGTCTCTGATCCCCCCATCGTGGGGACCGGTATGGAGAAGATCGTCGCTAGGGATTCGGGTGTTTCCATCGTGGCAAAAAGGGATGGGTGGATTGAGGACGTGGATGCAACCCGCGTTGTCGTCGGCTACGACGAGGACGAGTCTATGGACCTCCCCGTGGAGGTCGAGATCCACAAACTGACCAAATATCGCAAGTCAAACCAGATGACAACACTCAACCAGAAGCCCGTGGTCATCCCCGGCCAAAGGGTTCGGAAAGGGGATATCTTAGTCGACGGTCCGTCAACTCATCAGGGTGAACTGGCCCTCGGAAAGAATGTCCTCGTGGCCTTCATGCCGTGGCGCGGTTACAACTTCGAGGACGCCATCATCGTCAGCGAACGAATCGTCAAGGAAGATATCTTCACATCCGTCCATATCGAGGAATTCGAGGTGGATGCCAGGGATACCAAGCTCGGCCGGGAAGAGATTACCCGGGATATCCCGAACGTGGGGGAAGATGCCCTCAAAAATCTGGATGACAGCGGCATCATCCGGCTCGGGGCCGAGGTGAAGCCAGGAGATATACTCGTGGGAAAGGTCACGCCAAAGGGTGAGACCATACTCTCTCCCGAGGAGAAGCTCTTGCGGGCGATTTTTGGAGAAAAGGCAAGCGATGTGAAGGACACCTCTCTTCGGGTCCCGCCGGGTATTGAGGGCGTGGTCATGGACGTCAAGATCTTCACCAGGAAGGGCATTGAAAAGGATGCGCGCGCCCAGGCCATCGAGGATCTTGAGCTTGCCCGAATACAGAAGGACATGGCCGACGAACTCAATGTCATCAGACGAAGTGCGGTCGGCAAGCTCGCCCACCATCTCAAGGGCAAAAGGGTCGCGATTCCCGTAAAGGACAGCAGGGACAGGGTCCTTCTCGATGTCGGCGAGGACATAACGTTTGAACGCCTCATGAAGATCCCCATGCATCGGTTTCGGGACCTCATACTCGAGGGGGGGAGAAAGATCGATCCAGCCGTAGCAGATGTCATTGACTGGTACGAGCGTGAAGACGAAAGGATTCGTTCCGCCTTTGAGGCAAAGATCGAGAGACTAAAGAAGGGAGATGAACTGCCCCCTGGGGTCGTCAAGATCGTTCGTGTCTATATCGCCATGAAAAGGAAGCTTTCCGTCGGGGACAAGATGGCGGGTAGGCATGGTAACAAGGGCGTGGTTTCCAAGATTGTACCCATTGAGGACATGCCCTATTTCGCAGATGGGACCCCGGTCGACATCATTTTGAATCCCTTGGGTGTGCCGTCCCGTATGAACGTCGGCCAGATTCTCGAGGTCCATTTGGGGTGGGCAGCGCGGAAACTCGGAGAGCAGATTGCAGAACTTGCCAGAAAGGCAGATCTCGAGGGTGTCCGAAAGAGGCTTGCGGAGATCTACAGCCCGTCCGAGGTAGAAGGGCTTCTCGCTGGAAAGGACGAGGCTTGGATCCGGGACCTCGCCTATTCTCTTGAACGGGGTGTGCCGGTCGCAACACCTGTCTTCGACGGGGTCTCCGAGGAGACCGTGCGAAGGCTCCTCGTTGCGGCAGGGCAGTCCGAACTCGGGCAGGTCACCCTATACGACGGACGGACAGGTGAGCCGTTTGCAAGTCCGGTCACGGTCGGAGTCATGTACATGCTCAAACTGCATCACCTTGTAGACGACAAGATCCATGCCCGCTCTACAGGTCCCTATTCCCTTGTGACACAGCAGCCCCTTGGCGGAAAGGCCCAGTTCGGAGGGCAGCGCCTCGGGGAGATGGAGGTCTGGGCTATGGAGGCCTACGGGGCTGCGTTCGCCCTCCAGGAGTTTTTGACCGTCAAGTCGGACGACGTAGCCGGGAGGTCTCGCATGTACGAGCGCATAGTCAAGGGCAACAACTTCCTCGAGGCAGGGCTTCCTGAATCTTTCAACGTGCTCGTGAAGGAATTGCAGGGGCTCTGCATGGATATGGATCTGATCGAATAGACGAGCTGTGTGTTTCGGCCGTCTTTATCGTGTCGAATCGTCGCCAGTCACGGTAAACGCGGGAAGGAAGATACCCGCATGCCCAAAAGCCTAAAGAGGTCAAAGAGACGCCATGGAAGATCTTTTTTCCTTTTTCACCAAACCGAAGGACCCCCTGAGCTTTAAAGCCGTCAAGATCTCCCTTTCATCGCCGGAAAAGATCCTCGAACGGTCCCATGGGGAGGTCAAGCAGCCTGAGACCATCAATTACCGGACCTTCAAACCTGAGCGCGATGGTCTTTTCTGCGCCAAGATTTTTGGACCAGTCAAGGACTACGAATGTCTCTGTGGGAAGTATAAGCGAATGAAGCACAGAGGCGTCGTGTGTGAAAAATGTGGCGTAGAGGTCATCCAGGCCAAGGCCCGCAGGGAACGGATGGGGCACATCACGCTTGCAGCTCCTGTGGCCCACATCTGGCTTCTGAAGAGCCTCCCGAGCAAGATCGGCTCTCTCCTCGATCTGAGCCTGAAGGAGCTCGAACGGGTCCTCTACTTCGAATCCTACATCGTACTTTCGTCCAATATCCCGGAGCTTCGGGCAGGCACCATCCTGAACGACGAGTCATACAATCGTTTTCGGGAGCAGTTCGGAGGGCGTTTCGAGGTGGGCATAGGCGCCGAAGCAATCCATAAACTCTTGGCCGGACTGGATCTCCATGCCCTCTCGAACGGGCTTCGGGAGGAGATGGGAAAGACCAAGTCCGAGGCGAAGCGCAAGAAATTGGGCAAGCAGCTGAGGATCGTGGAGGCGTTTAAGGATTCCGGGAACCGTCCCGAATGGATGATCCTGAACGTCATCCCGGTCCTTCCGCCGGATCTCCGTCCACTTGTGCCCCTGGACGGGGGGCGTTTCGCCACCTCCGACCTCAATGATCTCTACCGGAGGGTGATCAACCGGAACAACCGTCTCAAACGTCTTCAGGAGCTTGACGCGCCTGATATCATCATCCGGAACGAAAAACGCATGCTCCAGGAGGCGGTTGACGTCCTTTTCGACAACGGAAGGCGAGGGAGGGCGGTGACCGGTCCCAACAAGCGCCCCCTCAAGTCCCTCTCCGACATGCTCAAGGGCAAGCAGGGACGTTTCCGCCAGAACCTTCTCGGGAAACGGGTGGACTATTCGGGCCGCTCGGTCATCGTGGTAGGGCCGGAGCTCAAACTCCACCAGTGCGGTCTTCCCAAACGCATGGCCATAGAACTCTTCAAGCCCTTCATCTATCAGAAGCTTGAGGAAAAAGGGCTTGTAACCACGATAAAGAGTGCGAAGAAGATGGTCGAGCGGGAGGTGTCAGAGGTCTGGGACGCCCTGGATGAGGTCGTTCGTGAGTATCCCGTGATGCTCAACCGCGCCCCGACCCTCCACCGGCTCGGCATCCAGGCCTTCGAGCCCATCCTTGTCGAAGGGAAGGCCATTCAGCTTCATCCACTGGTCTGTTCCGCCTACAACGCCGACTTCGACGGCGACCAGATGGCCGTCCATGTGCCCCTCTCCTTCGAGGCCCAGACCGAGGCCAGGGTCCTCATGATGTCCACTAACAACATCCTTTCCCCTGCCCATGGCGATCCCATCATTGTCGCGAGCCAGGATATCGTCCTCGGGATCTATTTCATGACTCGGGAGCGACCTGTCGTTCCAGGTGAGGGCAATGTCTACTCCTCCCGTAACGAGGTCAGACAGGCCTTTGACGCAGGGGCCGTCCACCTCCAAGCCAGGATTCGTGTCCGCATGGACGGCAAGATGGTCGAGACCACGGTCGGCCGGGTCATTCTGTCCGAGATCCTTCCTCCCGAGGTCCCTTTCGAACACATCAACAAGACCATGCGCAAGAAGGATATCGCCAAACTCATAGACACGAGCTATCGCCTTGCCGGGGCCAAAAGCACTGTTATCCTTGCGGATCGTCTCAAGAACATGGGCTATGAGTTTGCTACGCGGGCTGGGATCTCCATCTGCATCAACGATATGGTCGTTCCTGTCGCCAAGGAAGAGATCATCTCTGCGGCCAAGGAGAAAGTCGCCTCGGTGACGCATCAGTACGCTGAAGGCCTCATAACGGATGGAGAAAGGTACAACAAGATCGTCGACATCTGGACCCGGGCCACAGACGAGGTTGCCCGCAAGATGATGGACGAGATCGGCGTTGAGTATCACCGAACTCCTCAGGGAGAGGTGGTTTCAAGCCCGAGTTTCAACCCGATCTTCGTCATGGCGGATTCAGGCGCACGCGGAAGCAAAGACCAGATCAAGCAGCTCGCCGGAATGCGAGGCCTCATGGCAAAGCCCTCGGGGGAGATCATCGAGACCCCCATCATATCCAATTTCCGCGAAGGCCTCGACGTACTCGAATACTTCATTTCTACCCACGGAGCCCGCAAAGGCCTGGCGGATACGGCCTTGAAGACCGCCAATTCCGGTTATCTCACCCGCAGGCTCGTGGACGTGGCCCAGGACATGACCATCTACGAGGAAGATTGCGGCACCATCGACGGGATCGAGATGGAGCACCTCATCGAAGGTGGCGAGATCATTCAGCGTGTCGGGGATCGCGTCCTCGGCAGGGTGGCCCTTCACGATATCGTGGATCCCATCACAGGGGAGGTGCTCGTCCGCGCAAACGAGGAGATCACAGAGGCTGGGGTCCGAAAGATCGAGGATGCAGGTCTTTCTCGTGTGGTGATCCGTTCCGTTCTCACTTGCCGCTCTCCTTTTGGCGTCTGTTCCCGATGTTATGGGCGCGATCTCGCCAGGGGGAAAATGGTGGTTCCGGGCGAGGCCGTCGGGATCATCGCCGCAGAGTCCATAGGAGAGCCGGGCACCCAGCTTACCATGCGGACCTTCCATATCGGAGGTACTGCGGCTGGCAAGATGGAGCAGGCGGAGATCCGGTCCCGCGGGGCCGGCATCGTGCGGTTTCATTCCCTTCATACCGTTCTGAACCCTCGCGGGCGGCTCGCCGTCCTCAACCGTAACGGCGAGATCGTGATCGCCACCCCTGACGGGAGAGAGAAGGAAAGGTATCCGGTCATTTACGGGGCGGAGCTTTTGGTGACTGAAGGACAGGAGATCGGGGCAGGAGAGAAACTCGCCGAATGGGATCCATTTACCATCCCTATCCTTACGGAGGTGGGCGGGCGGATCAAGTTCGGGGATCTCATTGACGGCGTCACCATGCAGGAAAAGGTGGATCCGGTGACCGGGAAATCGAGCTTGGTCGTCATCCAGTTCCGCGGTGCCGAATACACCCCCCGCATCTCCATCAAGGATGACCGGGGACGTACTGCCAAACTCACGGGTGAACGTGGAGAGGCTCGCTATCAGATGCCTGTCGGTGCGATCATCATGGTGACCGATGGCGCCGAGGTCCAGGCAGGGGCCATACTTGCCAAGATTCCACGGGAGACCATGAAGACGAAGGACATCACAGGTGGTCTTCCCCGTGTGGCTGAGCTTTTCGAGGTGAGAAAACCCAAGGACCATGCCATCATCTCCGAGATCGACGGGACGGTCTCCTTCGGGAAGGAGCTCAAGGGAAAGCGACGGGTGGTCGTCACCCCTGAATTCGGCGAGCCCAAGGAGTATCTCGTCGCCCGGGGCAAGCACCTCAATGTCCGCGAAGGCGATTACATCCGTGCCGGAGAGGCCCTCATGGACGGTGCCATCAACCCTCATGATCTTTTGCGGGTCAAAGGGATCAAGGAACTCGCCCGCTATCTCGTAGACGAGATCCAGGAGGTCTACCGTCTTCAGGGCGTCAAGATCAACGACAAGCACATCGAGGTGATCGTCCGGCAGATGATGAAAAAGGTGAAGATCACGAGTGTGGGGGATACATCCTTCATGCTCGGCGAGCAGGTGGAACGCCAGAGGTTCGAGGAAGAAAACGAGCTCGTCATGGGCAAGGGAGGCGTGCCGGCAAGTGCTGAGCCCATACTTCTCGGCATCACGCGCGCATCCCTCACCACGGACAGCTTCATTTCAGCTGCGTCCTTCCAGGAGACCACCAAGGTCCTTACGGACGCCGCCATTGCCGGAAAGATCGATCATCTCCGGGGCCTCAAGGAAAACGTCATCATGGGACGTCTGATCCCTGCAGGCTCAGGGCGCGCCTATTATGAGGGAAAAGAAAAGAGAAAGGCGAGCGCATGAACGGATTCGATTATATGGGAGTCAGGATCCCGCCGGAGGTCCAGGAGATTTTCGTCCGGCTCCAGACCCGCTACGAGATCGAATTCGAGCCCATCGTCATTCGGGATCGCCGTTTTCGGTTCATGACGCTCAAGAACATCGAGCCACTCATCGCTGGAAAGGATCTCTTTGCCGAATCCCTCGAGTTCCCATTTTGGGTGAAGATCTGGGAATCATCTACCGTTCTCGCGGATTTTCTCGCCCGCATGGAACCAGTTTCCGAAAGGCGCATCCTCGAGATAGGGGCCGGGCTCGGTGTCTGCGGCATCGTTGCGGCCGCCTTTGGGCACCGGGCGGTCATCACCGACTACGAAGAGGAGATCCTGGATTTTGCGCGGGTCTCCGCTGCGGTCAACGGGTGCGGAGGCATCCTATGTCAGAAGCTCGACTGGTTGCACCCGGCGGACATAGGAAAGTTCGAGATGATCGTCGGCTCCGAGGTCCTCTTCCATCCCAGTTTTTTCGAGCCCATCCTCCATGTCTTCAGGACCTGTCTTGCTCCTGGAGGGACCATCTATCTGGCCCACGATGTACGGCGAAAGAGTCTCGCCGGTTTCCTTCCCCTCTGCGAGCGGGAGTATGACATCGCTGTGCAGAGACGTAAACTCAGCTCCGGAGACGAGACCTACGACATCCTCCTGACCCGGCTTGTTCCGAAAGATGGCCCAAGGGCCTCCTGACGTGGGCACGGAAAGCGAATACGC includes these proteins:
- the rpoC gene encoding DNA-directed RNA polymerase subunit beta', with protein sequence MEDLFSFFTKPKDPLSFKAVKISLSSPEKILERSHGEVKQPETINYRTFKPERDGLFCAKIFGPVKDYECLCGKYKRMKHRGVVCEKCGVEVIQAKARRERMGHITLAAPVAHIWLLKSLPSKIGSLLDLSLKELERVLYFESYIVLSSNIPELRAGTILNDESYNRFREQFGGRFEVGIGAEAIHKLLAGLDLHALSNGLREEMGKTKSEAKRKKLGKQLRIVEAFKDSGNRPEWMILNVIPVLPPDLRPLVPLDGGRFATSDLNDLYRRVINRNNRLKRLQELDAPDIIIRNEKRMLQEAVDVLFDNGRRGRAVTGPNKRPLKSLSDMLKGKQGRFRQNLLGKRVDYSGRSVIVVGPELKLHQCGLPKRMAIELFKPFIYQKLEEKGLVTTIKSAKKMVEREVSEVWDALDEVVREYPVMLNRAPTLHRLGIQAFEPILVEGKAIQLHPLVCSAYNADFDGDQMAVHVPLSFEAQTEARVLMMSTNNILSPAHGDPIIVASQDIVLGIYFMTRERPVVPGEGNVYSSRNEVRQAFDAGAVHLQARIRVRMDGKMVETTVGRVILSEILPPEVPFEHINKTMRKKDIAKLIDTSYRLAGAKSTVILADRLKNMGYEFATRAGISICINDMVVPVAKEEIISAAKEKVASVTHQYAEGLITDGERYNKIVDIWTRATDEVARKMMDEIGVEYHRTPQGEVVSSPSFNPIFVMADSGARGSKDQIKQLAGMRGLMAKPSGEIIETPIISNFREGLDVLEYFISTHGARKGLADTALKTANSGYLTRRLVDVAQDMTIYEEDCGTIDGIEMEHLIEGGEIIQRVGDRVLGRVALHDIVDPITGEVLVRANEEITEAGVRKIEDAGLSRVVIRSVLTCRSPFGVCSRCYGRDLARGKMVVPGEAVGIIAAESIGEPGTQLTMRTFHIGGTAAGKMEQAEIRSRGAGIVRFHSLHTVLNPRGRLAVLNRNGEIVIATPDGREKERYPVIYGAELLVTEGQEIGAGEKLAEWDPFTIPILTEVGGRIKFGDLIDGVTMQEKVDPVTGKSSLVVIQFRGAEYTPRISIKDDRGRTAKLTGERGEARYQMPVGAIIMVTDGAEVQAGAILAKIPRETMKTKDITGGLPRVAELFEVRKPKDHAIISEIDGTVSFGKELKGKRRVVVTPEFGEPKEYLVARGKHLNVREGDYIRAGEALMDGAINPHDLLRVKGIKELARYLVDEIQEVYRLQGVKINDKHIEVIVRQMMKKVKITSVGDTSFMLGEQVERQRFEEENELVMGKGGVPASAEPILLGITRASLTTDSFISAASFQETTKVLTDAAIAGKIDHLRGLKENVIMGRLIPAGSGRAYYEGKEKRKASA
- a CDS encoding methyltransferase, whose amino-acid sequence is MNGFDYMGVRIPPEVQEIFVRLQTRYEIEFEPIVIRDRRFRFMTLKNIEPLIAGKDLFAESLEFPFWVKIWESSTVLADFLARMEPVSERRILEIGAGLGVCGIVAAAFGHRAVITDYEEEILDFARVSAAVNGCGGILCQKLDWLHPADIGKFEMIVGSEVLFHPSFFEPILHVFRTCLAPGGTIYLAHDVRRKSLAGFLPLCEREYDIAVQRRKLSSGDETYDILLTRLVPKDGPRAS